The following are encoded in a window of Sminthopsis crassicaudata isolate SCR6 chromosome 3, ASM4859323v1, whole genome shotgun sequence genomic DNA:
- the LOC141562612 gene encoding vomeronasal type-2 receptor 26-like, with product MVEFMKLHLMPSGQISIRWWLPKHYYQVLALMFAVEEINRNPHLLPNITLGFHIYNAYPNDERALESSLMWLSGQGETIPNYSCEKEGKSAGVIGGATSEMTFSMGTLLELYKFPQISYGLFDPLLSDSLQFPSVYQMAPRDTSLPLAMVRLMLHFKWTWIGLVASDDSRGEKFLRDLQEEMARNDVCVAFVHKIFTRQSFGNNLHEILTTTIIASTAKVVVIYGDTDSVLGWTHSQIQFKLIWRMWITSSHWDIAKKPSYIYFNYFHGALIFSDQTSKIPGFKHFLKTIHPAKYPEDIFLKNFWNTAFGCTYEHGEGDEGICSPNASLDTLRLSYLDITMSDQSYTVYTAVYALAWALHEMFLVKSEMESDIEGDNRLVYPWKLHSFLKNIRFNNSAGNLVVLDKKRNSVAHYDILNYVTFDNDTEVLVKVGEFISQAPLGQDLTIQEKAIEWPTWNGKVKKLIKTWLYERCKYKNIGHQSSHLAFKKLLQMLQNLIGRLSLQIKFLCPIQFTWGKDKSSITYAPLEEESNVYCKISP from the exons ATGGTAGAGTTTATGAAATTACACTTGATGCCATCAGGCCAGATATCAATAAGATG GTGGCTGCCCAAACACTATTATCAAGTCCTGGCTTTAATGTTTGCTGTAGAAGAGATCAACAGGAACCCCCATTTGTTACCCAACATTACTCTGGGATTCCACATCTACAATGCCTATCCCAATGATGAGAGGGCCTTGGAGAGTTCCCTCATGTGGCTGTCAGGCCAGGGAGAAACCATTCCCAATTACAGTTGTGAGAAGGAGGGCAAATCTGCAGGGGTCATTGGAGGAGCCACTTCTGAAATGACGTTCTCTATGGGAACCCTACTGGAACTTTATAAATTCCCACAG ATTAGCTATGGTCTCTTTGATCCACTCCTCAGTGActcacttcagtttccttctgttTATCAAATGGCTCCCAGGGACACCTCTCTTCCCCTTGCTATGGTCAGATTAATGCTGCATTTCAAATGGACCTGGATAGGTCTTGTTGCCTCGGATGATTCAAGAGGTGAGAAATTCCTCAGGGACCTTCAAGAAGAAATGGCCAGAAATGATGTCTGTGTGGCCTTTGTACACAAGATCTTCACTCGTCAGTCATTTGGAAACAACTTACATGAAATTTTAACAACTACAATAATAGCTTCTACAGCCAAAGTGGTTGTCATTTATGGAGATACAGATTCAGTTCTGGGCTGGACGCATTCTCAGATCCAGTTTAAATTAATATGGAGAATGTGGATCACCAGCAGTCACTGGGATATTGCCAAAAAACCCAGTTAcatctattttaattatttccatgGGGCTCTGATATTTTCAGACCAGACTAGTAAGATTCCTGGATTCAAACATTTTCTGAAAACCATTCACCCTGCCAAATACCCAGAggatattttccttaaaaacttTTGGAACACAGCATTTGGATGTACATATGAACATGGAGAGGGAGATGAAGGGATCTGTTCACCAAATGCCTCTTTGGATACACTACGCTTGAGCTATTTAGACATCACTATGTCTGACCAGAGTTACACTGTCTACACTGCTGTGTATGCTTTGGCCTGGGCTCTTCATGAAATGTTCTTGGTGAAGTCAGAAATGGAATCTGACATAGAGGGAGACAACAGGCTTGTTTACCCCTGGAAG CTCCATTCCTTTCTGAAGAACATCCGATTTAACAATAGTGCTGGGAATCTGGTGGTCTTGGATAAGAAGAGGAACTCTGTTGCACACTATGATATTCTCAACTATGTGACCTTTGACAATGATACCGAAGTCCTCGTGAAAGTGGGAGAGTTTATTTCTCAGGCTCCACTTGGTCAAGATCTTACCATCCAAGAGAAGGCAATAGAGTGGCCCACCTGGAATGGAAAGGTGAAAAAACTCATTAAAACTTGGTTGTATGAAAGATGTAAATATAAGAATATAGGTCATCAAAGCAGTCACTTGGCATTTAAAAAACTGCTACAAATGCTACAAAACCTTATTGGAAGACTCAGCTTGCAAATCAAGTTTTTGTGTCCAATTCAGTTTACCTGGGGAAAGGACAAAAGTTCCATTACATATGCTCCTTTAGAAGAAGAGTCTAATGTATATTGTAAGATTTCCCCATAA